The Metabacillus sediminilitoris genome window below encodes:
- a CDS encoding GyrI-like domain-containing protein — MIRQPDFVTEDLFQQTIEHVRMKKKHLPVQLAKYERLSDGLFTDEMHHGSYDDEPATFSIMEKYCEENGLIRIDKRHKEIYISDVRKTVAEK; from the coding sequence ATGATTAGGCAGCCTGATTTTGTAACAGAAGACCTTTTTCAACAAACAATTGAACATGTAAGGATGAAAAAGAAACACCTGCCTGTCCAATTGGCAAAATATGAACGATTATCTGATGGACTTTTTACAGATGAGATGCATCATGGCAGTTACGATGATGAACCTGCTACTTTCTCAATTATGGAAAAATATTGCGAGGAGAATGGACTAATAAGAATTGATAAACGACACAAAGAAATCTACATTTCTGATGTAAGAAAAACGGTTGCAGAGAAATGA
- a CDS encoding winged helix-turn-helix transcriptional regulator, translating to MQKKKYNISVEATLEVIGGKWKCVILCHLTHGKKRTSELKRLMPNITQKMLTQQLRELEEDGVINRIVHHQIPPKVEYELSEYGETLQSILDSLCAWGEKHITKVYGDPSDLLEDNILNNK from the coding sequence ATGCAGAAAAAGAAATACAATATATCAGTTGAAGCAACACTTGAAGTAATAGGCGGAAAATGGAAATGTGTAATCCTTTGTCATCTCACACATGGTAAAAAACGGACGAGTGAATTAAAGCGACTTATGCCTAACATCACACAAAAAATGCTAACTCAACAATTACGAGAGTTAGAAGAAGATGGAGTTATTAATCGGATTGTTCATCATCAAATTCCACCAAAAGTGGAATATGAACTAAGTGAGTATGGCGAGACCTTACAGAGTATTTTGGACTCCTTATGTGCGTGGGGAGAAAAACATATTACAAAGGTTTATGGTGATCCTTCAGATTTATTGGAAGATAATATCCTAAATAACAAATGA
- a CDS encoding Ger(x)C family spore germination protein has protein sequence MKTIKFYFIVMISISLLTGCWNRIEVNDIAIVTAIGLDLQEDDKIRLSLQVAIPSKLGPTSGTGTSGSGNSTFMISETGATLSEAFRHLQGKLSRRVFFSHSRVLLIGEDLAKEGVSHILDFYSRYHQPRMNSYIMFTKGDAFDVIKNQPQLESVSAEETRELTKLTVGLTVNIKDFLDMLLTEGLEPVAPQFASEPLEVNTDSQSENAQAIVGAAVFRGDKLVGWMNDNETRGILWLRNEMNMGVITVDLPKGKGDGHISSNIIRSETNIEPKIKNGKIHISVNTTSEMNVMENASELSLDDSKNIEKLQKEIEKEIKNRIQKALDKAKDDLESDIFGFGEAVYKKYPKQWNEKYKKSWEKDFPELDVSINPKVYVRRIGLTK, from the coding sequence ATGAAAACCATTAAATTCTATTTCATAGTGATGATCTCGATCTCATTACTTACTGGTTGCTGGAATCGAATCGAGGTAAATGATATTGCCATTGTGACTGCTATTGGATTGGATCTCCAAGAAGATGATAAAATCCGTTTATCACTTCAAGTTGCAATTCCCTCTAAGCTGGGGCCAACTAGTGGTACAGGTACATCAGGGAGCGGCAATAGTACGTTTATGATATCTGAGACAGGTGCAACACTTTCTGAAGCGTTCCGCCACCTTCAAGGGAAGTTATCAAGACGTGTATTTTTCTCACATAGCAGGGTTTTATTGATAGGGGAAGACTTAGCTAAGGAAGGTGTTTCCCATATTCTTGATTTCTATTCACGGTACCATCAACCACGTATGAATAGTTATATCATGTTTACAAAAGGAGATGCTTTCGATGTTATAAAAAACCAGCCGCAACTTGAAAGTGTTTCAGCTGAGGAAACGAGAGAATTAACGAAGCTTACTGTCGGATTAACAGTTAATATCAAAGATTTTCTAGATATGCTTCTTACAGAAGGGTTAGAACCAGTAGCTCCACAATTTGCCTCAGAGCCTTTGGAAGTTAATACGGATAGTCAAAGTGAAAATGCACAAGCGATTGTTGGTGCTGCAGTTTTTAGGGGAGATAAATTAGTTGGGTGGATGAATGATAACGAAACAAGGGGAATATTATGGCTTCGCAATGAGATGAATATGGGAGTCATAACGGTTGATCTCCCTAAAGGAAAGGGTGATGGCCATATTAGCTCAAATATTATTCGATCTGAAACAAACATAGAACCTAAAATAAAGAATGGTAAAATACATATTTCTGTAAATACCACGTCAGAGATGAATGTAATGGAAAATGCTTCAGAGTTATCGTTAGATGACTCGAAAAATATTGAGAAATTGCAAAAAGAAATCGAAAAAGAAATTAAAAATAGAATCCAAAAAGCGTTAGATAAAGCAAAAGATGATTTGGAATCAGATATATTCGGATTTGGTGAAGCTGTATATAAAAAATATCCAAAACAATGGAATGAAAAATATAAAAAATCATGGGAAAAGGATTTTCCAGAATTAGATGTGTCGATTAATCCGAAGGTATATGTAAGACGGATTGGTCTAACGAAATAA
- a CDS encoding aldo/keto reductase, whose translation MIKNLQDTTTLHNGVKMPWFGIGVFKVEEGPELVNAVKTAIKHGYRSIDTAAIYENEEGVGQAIKEAITEFGVTREELFITSKVWNADLGYESTIAAYETSLNKLGLDYLDLYLIHWPVEGKYKEAWRALETLYTDGKIKAIGVSNFQVHHLENLIKDSKIKPMVNQVEYHPRLTQKELKSFCQDNGIQLGAWSPLMQGQLLDNKVLQEIADKYKKSIAQVILRWDLQNGVVTIPKSTKEHRIVENASVFDFELSEADMERINGLNQDLRVGPDPDNFDF comes from the coding sequence ATGATTAAAAATTTACAAGATACAACAACTTTGCATAATGGTGTGAAAATGCCCTGGTTCGGTATTGGAGTTTTTAAAGTAGAAGAAGGCCCAGAGTTAGTGAACGCAGTAAAAACAGCGATTAAACATGGTTATCGCAGTATCGATACAGCAGCAATTTATGAAAATGAAGAGGGCGTAGGACAAGCCATAAAAGAAGCAATTACTGAATTTGGTGTTACTAGAGAAGAACTTTTTATTACATCAAAAGTGTGGAATGCTGATTTAGGATACGAGTCTACGATCGCAGCCTATGAAACGAGTTTAAATAAGCTTGGATTGGACTATTTAGATTTGTATCTGATTCATTGGCCTGTAGAAGGAAAATATAAAGAGGCATGGAGAGCATTGGAGACACTTTACACAGACGGGAAAATAAAAGCAATTGGAGTAAGTAATTTCCAAGTCCATCATCTTGAAAATTTGATAAAAGATTCAAAAATTAAACCGATGGTTAACCAAGTAGAATACCATCCTCGATTGACACAAAAGGAGCTTAAATCGTTTTGTCAGGACAATGGCATTCAACTAGGAGCTTGGTCACCTTTAATGCAAGGTCAATTGCTTGATAATAAAGTCTTACAAGAGATTGCAGATAAGTATAAAAAATCTATTGCCCAAGTCATTTTGCGTTGGGATTTACAAAATGGAGTTGTAACCATACCGAAATCTACGAAAGAGCATCGTATCGTAGAAAATGCTTCTGTCTTCGATTTTGAATTGTCAGAAGCCGATATGGAACGCATTAATGGATTAAATCAAGATTTACGAGTTGGACCAGATCCTGATAATTTTGATTTTTAA
- a CDS encoding excisionase family DNA-binding protein: protein MYLTIQETAEYLSLPEEQVKSLILQKKIRALYDGEQYLIYKDQFQTHFEQLEKYKRLLDDYMKEPIPEDIDVKDED from the coding sequence ATGTACTTAACCATTCAAGAAACAGCAGAATACCTCTCTTTACCAGAAGAACAAGTAAAAAGTTTAATACTACAAAAAAAAATTAGAGCTTTATATGATGGTGAACAATATTTAATATACAAAGATCAATTTCAAACACACTTTGAGCAATTAGAAAAGTATAAAAGATTATTAGATGATTATATGAAGGAACCAATACCAGAGGATATTGATGTAAAAGATGAAGACTAA
- a CDS encoding glutamine--tRNA ligase/YqeY domain fusion protein, which yields MEHNSSNFIKSIIKEDLETGKRDNVYTRFPPEPNGYLHIGHAKSIVINFGLADDFNGKTNLRFDDTNPLKEDIEYVEAIKEDVAWLGYQWDGLFFASDYFEEMYNRAMLLIKKGKAYVDDLNADEIRQYRGTLTEPGKESPFRNRSVEENIDLFERMRKGEFENGVKVLRAKIDMSSPNINLRDPVIYRVSHATHHNTGDAWCIYPMYAFAHPLEDAIEGITHSLCTTEFEDQRPLYNWVIEECEMENKPQQIEFGRLNISNTVMSKRKLKQLVDEKFVDGWDDPRMPTISGLRRKGYTPEAIREFVKETGVSKGFGTVDEAMLEHFVREDLKLKAPRTMGILNPLKVVITNYPEDQVEMLDAEINPEVPEMGMRQIPFSREIYIEQEDFMEDPPKKYFRLFPGNEVRLKHAYFIKCEEVIKDEDGNVLEIHCTYDPETKSGTGFTGRKVKGTLHWVDAKHALPAEFRLYEPLILDNEENETENPEEESFEEKTFLDFVNKNSLEVLQGFVEPNMKDVKAHDKYQFFRHGYFNVDPKHSKKDHIVFNRIVSLKSSFKLK from the coding sequence TTGGAACACAATTCCTCAAACTTTATAAAAAGTATTATTAAAGAGGATCTTGAAACTGGAAAACGTGATAATGTCTATACTCGTTTCCCACCTGAGCCTAACGGATACCTTCACATTGGTCATGCAAAATCAATTGTGATTAACTTTGGATTAGCAGATGATTTTAATGGAAAAACAAATTTACGTTTTGATGATACAAACCCATTAAAAGAAGATATTGAATACGTTGAAGCAATCAAGGAAGATGTTGCATGGTTAGGCTATCAATGGGACGGATTATTTTTTGCCTCTGATTATTTTGAAGAAATGTATAATCGCGCAATGCTTCTTATTAAAAAAGGCAAAGCATATGTTGATGACTTGAACGCTGATGAAATTAGACAATACCGCGGCACATTAACTGAGCCTGGTAAAGAAAGTCCTTTTAGAAATCGTTCAGTAGAGGAAAATATCGATCTATTTGAACGTATGAGAAAAGGCGAATTCGAAAATGGTGTGAAGGTTCTTCGCGCAAAAATTGATATGTCTTCACCTAACATCAATTTACGCGATCCAGTTATTTATCGCGTATCACATGCAACACATCATAACACTGGTGATGCTTGGTGCATTTATCCAATGTATGCCTTTGCCCACCCACTAGAAGATGCAATCGAAGGAATTACACATTCTTTATGTACGACAGAATTTGAAGATCAACGCCCTCTTTATAACTGGGTGATTGAAGAATGTGAAATGGAAAATAAACCGCAACAAATTGAATTTGGCCGTTTGAACATTTCTAATACTGTTATGAGTAAACGAAAATTAAAACAGCTTGTAGATGAAAAGTTTGTTGACGGCTGGGATGACCCGCGTATGCCAACAATTTCAGGCTTACGAAGAAAAGGGTACACTCCTGAAGCAATCCGTGAATTCGTAAAAGAAACTGGCGTATCAAAAGGCTTTGGTACTGTTGATGAAGCAATGCTTGAACATTTTGTTCGTGAAGATCTAAAGCTTAAAGCACCTCGTACAATGGGAATTCTAAACCCGCTAAAAGTTGTCATTACGAATTATCCTGAAGATCAAGTTGAAATGTTAGACGCTGAAATCAATCCTGAAGTTCCTGAAATGGGTATGAGACAAATTCCGTTTTCTCGTGAAATTTACATCGAACAAGAAGACTTTATGGAAGATCCTCCTAAAAAGTACTTCCGTTTGTTCCCTGGTAATGAAGTACGTCTAAAACATGCTTACTTCATTAAATGTGAAGAGGTTATCAAAGACGAGGACGGAAATGTGCTTGAGATTCATTGTACGTATGATCCTGAAACAAAAAGTGGAACAGGATTTACTGGACGTAAAGTGAAAGGTACTCTGCATTGGGTTGATGCAAAGCATGCTCTTCCTGCCGAATTCCGTTTATATGAACCACTAATTCTTGATAATGAAGAAAACGAAACGGAAAACCCTGAAGAAGAAAGTTTTGAAGAAAAAACATTCTTAGACTTTGTGAACAAAAACTCGTTGGAAGTTTTACAAGGATTTGTTGAGCCAAATATGAAGGATGTAAAAGCACACGACAAATATCAATTTTTCCGTCATGGATATTTTAATGTTGACCCTAAACACTCAAAAAAAGATCATATCGTTTTTAACCGTATCGTATCATTAAAAAGCTCGTTTAAATTAAAATAA
- a CDS encoding spore germination protein → MKMLKWMKLLNSTQQAISKKSPNQGTNINPNDLLTGMIEEDFYKIKRQMEGASDFSYRKFKFNTYTAIILYLDGLVDMKRMESNIIDPLLNQSKDLLQKDDLTINEIEDEISSGKVKIANTIQQITDHVLAGGTVLLINSLTQSLLISEQSWEKRSVEEPASEAVVLGPREGFTENIRTNTSMIRRRIKSSNLKLESMKIGKLSKTEVVITYIEGIAESSLVEEVRTRLKRIDIDAIEDSGYILEFIEDKPYSVFPQVLQTERPDRVVGNLLEGRVSIIVENSPFALVVPVTFFQMMNSPEDYYGRFIMATFIRMIRYLFLHIALLFPSIYIAVTTFHQELLPTNLLFSVAASREKVPFPAIVEALLMEITFEALREAGLRLPRPIGSTVSIVGALVIGQAAVEAGIVSAPLVIVVSITGIASFMFPSYSMTGAIRLLRFIMMFLAAFLGFYGILLGVFFILVHLVQLRSFGVPYLAPLAPFNFNNMKDILIRAPWWKMNERPEQVGKSNLKRLGSQNRKN, encoded by the coding sequence ATGAAGATGTTAAAGTGGATGAAATTATTAAATTCTACTCAACAAGCTATAAGTAAGAAAAGTCCTAATCAAGGGACCAATATAAATCCTAATGATTTATTAACAGGGATGATAGAAGAAGATTTTTATAAAATTAAACGCCAGATGGAGGGGGCTTCCGATTTTTCGTATCGAAAGTTCAAATTTAATACGTATACAGCTATTATTCTATATCTTGATGGACTAGTAGATATGAAAAGAATGGAAAGTAATATTATCGATCCATTATTAAATCAAAGTAAGGATTTACTTCAAAAAGATGATCTGACAATTAACGAAATAGAGGATGAAATAAGCTCAGGGAAAGTAAAGATAGCAAATACAATCCAACAGATTACAGATCATGTATTAGCTGGAGGGACAGTATTACTTATTAACAGTCTTACTCAATCCCTTTTAATAAGCGAACAATCATGGGAAAAACGATCTGTTGAAGAACCGGCTTCAGAAGCTGTTGTTTTAGGTCCTAGAGAAGGTTTTACTGAAAATATTCGAACAAATACAAGCATGATTCGTCGGAGAATTAAATCATCCAACCTAAAGTTGGAAAGCATGAAGATTGGCAAATTATCAAAAACTGAGGTAGTTATAACATATATCGAGGGAATTGCAGAGTCATCATTAGTTGAGGAAGTTCGTACAAGACTGAAAAGGATTGATATTGATGCTATAGAAGATAGCGGGTACATCTTAGAATTTATTGAGGATAAACCATACTCTGTTTTCCCGCAAGTGCTGCAAACGGAACGTCCTGATCGAGTAGTTGGAAATCTTCTTGAAGGAAGGGTAAGCATAATCGTCGAAAATAGTCCCTTTGCACTTGTCGTTCCAGTTACTTTTTTCCAAATGATGAATTCTCCAGAGGACTATTATGGAAGATTTATTATGGCAACTTTTATACGCATGATCAGGTATTTATTTCTTCATATTGCCTTATTGTTTCCTTCTATTTATATTGCTGTAACAACCTTTCATCAGGAATTATTACCAACAAACCTTTTATTTAGTGTAGCAGCCTCTAGGGAAAAAGTTCCTTTTCCCGCAATCGTAGAGGCATTGTTAATGGAGATTACCTTTGAGGCCCTAAGGGAAGCCGGTTTAAGATTACCCAGACCAATTGGTTCAACAGTCAGTATTGTAGGAGCATTAGTAATCGGTCAAGCTGCGGTAGAAGCGGGGATTGTCTCCGCGCCTTTGGTTATTGTCGTTTCAATTACCGGGATTGCCTCGTTTATGTTTCCGAGTTACAGCATGACAGGGGCAATTCGCCTCCTGCGATTTATTATGATGTTTTTAGCTGCATTTCTTGGTTTTTATGGAATTCTATTAGGGGTATTTTTTATTCTTGTTCACCTTGTTCAGCTGCGTTCATTCGGTGTTCCATATTTGGCACCTCTTGCCCCTTTTAATTTTAATAATATGAAAGATATCCTTATTCGAGCACCATGGTGGAAAATGAACGAACGCCCTGAACAGGTTGGGAAAAGTAATTTAAAAAGGTTAGGCTCACAAAATAGAAAAAACTAG
- a CDS encoding MFS transporter yields MEKETTFKDFIGNRFIRAILLSGLFLQLGIWVRNFSVLLFVMEQTNEDPFAVSMISVAEYAPIFIFSIIGGTFADRWKPKRTMVWCDILSAISVFAVLITLIFSSWHVVFFAMLISSILSQFSQPSGMKLFKVHVPEAQLQMGMSIYQTMFALFMIIGPVIGTVVFQQFGIEVSIAITGVMFLFSAVALMFLPADKTMEKTTEQTTVVTEFVQGFKYVLKNKFLTLLGANFFVAGLAIGLIQPLGIFIVTEKLQMNKEFIQWFMAINGVAMIIGGGIALAISKKVKPIRMLAAGMLVNAIMISIMGFSTILWLTLAAQFFAGLMMPAIQISINTMILQNAEEPFVGRVNGIMTPLFMGGMVLMMSLAGIVKQLTGLALAYQISAICLIIGVILVMPLVLNRKDQKKDVKFSAKEMG; encoded by the coding sequence ATGGAAAAAGAAACTACTTTTAAAGACTTTATTGGAAATCGATTTATTCGCGCGATTTTACTGTCAGGTTTGTTCTTGCAGCTTGGTATTTGGGTAAGAAATTTTTCTGTGTTACTTTTTGTTATGGAACAAACGAATGAAGATCCTTTTGCAGTATCAATGATTTCGGTTGCTGAATATGCTCCAATTTTTATTTTTTCCATTATTGGAGGGACGTTTGCAGACAGGTGGAAACCAAAGAGGACGATGGTTTGGTGTGATATTTTAAGTGCTATTTCTGTTTTTGCTGTTTTAATTACGTTAATCTTTTCATCTTGGCATGTTGTCTTCTTTGCGATGCTAATATCATCAATACTTTCGCAGTTCTCACAGCCGTCTGGAATGAAGCTATTCAAAGTACATGTTCCTGAAGCACAACTTCAAATGGGAATGTCTATTTACCAAACAATGTTTGCCTTGTTTATGATTATTGGGCCAGTTATTGGGACTGTGGTGTTTCAACAATTTGGAATTGAAGTATCAATAGCCATTACCGGTGTTATGTTTTTGTTTTCAGCTGTAGCATTAATGTTTTTACCTGCAGATAAAACAATGGAAAAAACGACTGAACAAACAACCGTTGTAACAGAGTTTGTTCAGGGATTTAAGTATGTATTGAAAAATAAATTTTTAACACTTCTTGGAGCGAATTTCTTTGTTGCTGGTTTAGCAATCGGCTTAATACAGCCATTAGGTATTTTTATCGTGACAGAGAAGCTGCAGATGAATAAGGAATTTATCCAATGGTTTATGGCGATAAATGGAGTTGCCATGATTATAGGCGGTGGAATTGCATTAGCCATTTCAAAAAAAGTCAAGCCGATTCGAATGCTTGCGGCTGGAATGCTTGTAAATGCTATTATGATTTCAATAATGGGTTTCTCAACTATTCTTTGGCTTACATTAGCAGCACAGTTTTTTGCGGGATTAATGATGCCGGCAATCCAAATTAGTATTAATACAATGATTCTTCAAAATGCAGAAGAACCATTTGTTGGACGGGTAAACGGGATTATGACACCGCTCTTTATGGGTGGAATGGTGTTGATGATGAGCCTAGCAGGGATAGTCAAACAGCTTACAGGTTTAGCTTTAGCCTATCAAATTTCTGCCATTTGCCTGATAATTGGTGTCATACTTGTGATGCCCCTCGTACTCAACAGGAAGGATCAGAAGAAGGATGTGAAATTTTCAGCTAAAGAAATGGGATGA
- a CDS encoding MFS transporter, protein MTLDKKRSTFALLALAVSAFAIGTTEFISVGLLPLIAEDLTIPVTTAGLTVSLYALGVTFGAPILTSLTSRMSRKTLLLWIMIIFIIGNSLAASATSIGVLLVARVISALSHGVFMSIGSTIAADLVPENRRASAISIMFTGLTVATVTGVPFGTFIGQQLGWRTAFIAIIIIGIIALIANSILVPSDLRKGTRTTFRDQFKLVTNGRLLLLFIITALGYGGTFVVFTYLSPLLQDITGFKEDTVAIILLAYGLAIAIGNMVGGKLSNINPIGSLFYMFIIQAIVLFLLMFTAPFKTAGLITILLMGLLAFMNVPGLQVYVVMLAERFVPSAVDVASAINIAAFNAGIAIGSYLGGLITESIGLIHTSWIGALMVLTAAILTGFSRALEQKDKKSEALAG, encoded by the coding sequence ATGACTTTAGATAAAAAACGAAGTACATTTGCACTTCTTGCATTAGCGGTCAGCGCTTTTGCAATTGGAACCACAGAATTTATTAGTGTAGGCCTGCTGCCATTAATTGCAGAGGATCTAACGATTCCAGTAACTACAGCCGGGTTAACCGTTTCTTTATATGCCTTAGGCGTAACATTTGGTGCGCCAATCCTAACCTCTTTGACATCTCGTATGTCGAGAAAAACATTATTACTTTGGATTATGATTATTTTTATCATTGGTAATAGTCTGGCAGCCAGTGCGACAAGTATTGGTGTATTACTAGTGGCACGTGTCATTTCTGCGTTATCACATGGTGTGTTTATGTCAATTGGCTCTACAATAGCTGCAGATTTAGTTCCTGAAAATCGTAGAGCAAGTGCGATATCTATTATGTTTACAGGACTAACTGTCGCGACCGTTACCGGTGTACCATTTGGAACATTTATTGGACAGCAACTAGGGTGGAGAACGGCTTTTATTGCTATTATTATTATCGGTATTATCGCCTTAATTGCTAACAGTATCCTTGTGCCATCTGATTTACGAAAAGGTACTCGAACAACATTTCGTGACCAATTTAAGCTTGTGACCAATGGCCGTTTACTGCTCTTATTTATCATTACAGCTCTTGGTTATGGAGGTACATTTGTTGTGTTTACCTATTTATCTCCATTACTTCAAGATATTACAGGCTTTAAGGAAGATACAGTTGCTATCATCCTGCTTGCCTATGGACTTGCGATTGCAATTGGAAATATGGTTGGTGGAAAGTTATCGAATATAAATCCGATTGGTTCATTATTTTATATGTTTATTATACAGGCAATTGTCCTTTTTCTATTAATGTTTACAGCCCCATTTAAAACAGCAGGCTTAATTACGATTCTCTTAATGGGACTATTAGCCTTTATGAATGTGCCTGGATTACAAGTTTATGTCGTTATGTTAGCTGAACGTTTCGTGCCAAGTGCAGTGGATGTAGCTTCTGCTATCAATATAGCTGCGTTTAATGCTGGTATTGCTATTGGTTCGTATTTAGGTGGTTTAATTACTGAATCGATCGGTCTTATTCATACTTCATGGATCGGCGCATTGATGGTATTAACAGCTGCAATATTAACAGGATTCAGTCGTGCACTTGAACAAAAGGATAAAAAGAGTGAAGCACTAGCAGGATAG
- a CDS encoding AEC family transporter — MNFVILVLPAFLILAIGYIGQKKLKIDRKSVSTTALYLMSPFLAFRTFYTNKVSIEYLYIVLFCLTLCAVLLVLILFIGKVKKLQQPKVSAMILSGVFMNSGNYGAPIILFAFGSVGFDYAVIMMVIQSLLMNTVGLYYAAKGSKETNTMKESLMKVVKMPIIYGAALGLIIQVSGLIVPNFVIQAVELIADAAIPTVMLVLGMQLATLSRNNMKLGEVASMVMIKMVVSPIIAYFIIMIFSIEGLLAKILLVLAAMPTAANTTLYALQFNTEPEFVSSSTLITTILSIITVPIMLLLVS, encoded by the coding sequence ATGAACTTTGTCATTCTTGTATTACCTGCATTTTTAATCTTAGCTATCGGGTATATCGGGCAAAAAAAGTTAAAAATCGATAGAAAATCAGTCTCTACTACTGCCCTTTATTTAATGTCGCCTTTTTTGGCTTTTCGAACATTCTATACGAATAAAGTGTCAATCGAGTATCTTTATATCGTTTTATTTTGTCTTACTCTATGTGCAGTCTTGTTAGTTTTAATTCTTTTCATTGGGAAAGTGAAAAAATTGCAACAACCTAAAGTTTCTGCAATGATTTTATCAGGTGTGTTTATGAATAGCGGGAATTATGGGGCACCAATTATTTTATTTGCATTTGGAAGTGTTGGATTTGATTATGCAGTTATCATGATGGTCATTCAATCATTATTGATGAATACGGTTGGCTTGTATTATGCTGCAAAAGGTAGTAAAGAGACAAATACTATGAAAGAATCATTAATGAAAGTAGTTAAAATGCCAATTATTTATGGGGCGGCACTTGGTCTGATTATTCAAGTGTCAGGATTAATCGTACCGAATTTTGTTATACAAGCTGTCGAATTAATAGCAGATGCGGCAATCCCGACGGTCATGCTTGTTCTAGGTATGCAATTAGCAACATTAAGTAGAAACAACATGAAATTAGGTGAAGTAGCTAGTATGGTTATGATAAAAATGGTTGTGTCTCCTATTATTGCCTATTTCATTATCATGATATTTTCAATTGAAGGGTTATTAGCTAAAATATTACTTGTTTTGGCAGCCATGCCAACGGCTGCAAATACAACTTTGTATGCTTTGCAATTTAATACTGAGCCGGAATTTGTGTCATCAAGTACACTTATTACAACAATTTTGAGTATCATTACTGTACCAATCATGCTTTTACTTGTTTCATAA
- a CDS encoding sugar ABC transporter substrate-binding protein gives MKKRFLNSAYLLILVFTLLLTGCSSGGGETTASVKEKGNQDVSLDGVPERFTGDDVTKIKVIRKIGGDDHTAQFFAGAKEEGEALGFQVDVFTANGDTAKFHDAIAQGLEEDYDGFIISHGDDAATVAEVQKLVDAGKSVVTFDSNEELAKVEGVTLTSQDDEALATLALDQLIKDTKGEANIVYLWVDGFPPMVRRNAVYQEKLASNPGLKEIERFGVASADTSVQTQNAVAAMLNKHPKGEIDAIFATWDAFAIGAARAIKEAGRDEIKLYGIDVSNADLQEIQDKSSSWKYTAAVDPKLIGAVDMRLLAKKLAGEETPETYNLEASLISQDALAKSSEPINMVNLADSIEGWGQSTAFEEEWIKTLKEYYKK, from the coding sequence ATGAAAAAGAGATTTCTAAATTCTGCATATTTATTAATTCTTGTATTTACTTTGTTATTAACTGGATGCTCTTCAGGTGGTGGAGAAACAACTGCGTCTGTTAAAGAGAAAGGAAATCAAGATGTATCACTAGATGGTGTTCCAGAACGATTTACTGGTGATGATGTAACAAAAATTAAAGTGATTCGAAAAATTGGTGGTGATGATCATACTGCTCAATTTTTTGCCGGTGCAAAAGAAGAGGGTGAAGCGCTTGGCTTCCAGGTAGATGTATTTACAGCAAATGGTGACACAGCTAAATTTCATGATGCTATTGCACAGGGATTAGAGGAAGATTATGACGGGTTTATTATTTCACATGGAGATGATGCAGCAACAGTCGCTGAAGTACAAAAACTTGTTGATGCAGGTAAAAGCGTTGTAACTTTTGATTCAAATGAAGAGTTAGCGAAAGTTGAAGGTGTAACACTGACATCCCAAGATGATGAAGCACTTGCTACGTTAGCTTTAGACCAGCTTATTAAAGATACAAAAGGTGAAGCTAACATTGTATATCTTTGGGTAGACGGTTTTCCGCCAATGGTGAGACGTAATGCGGTCTATCAAGAAAAATTAGCCAGTAATCCTGGTTTGAAAGAAATTGAACGATTTGGAGTGGCTTCAGCTGATACATCAGTACAAACTCAAAATGCTGTAGCAGCAATGTTAAATAAACATCCTAAAGGTGAAATTGACGCAATATTTGCAACATGGGATGCATTTGCAATTGGTGCAGCTCGTGCAATTAAAGAAGCCGGAAGAGATGAAATAAAACTTTATGGGATCGATGTCTCAAATGCTGATCTTCAAGAAATCCAGGATAAAAGCAGTTCTTGGAAATATACAGCAGCAGTTGATCCTAAGCTGATTGGTGCGGTAGATATGAGATTACTAGCTAAAAAGTTAGCTGGTGAAGAAACACCTGAGACGTATAACCTTGAAGCTTCACTTATTTCTCAAGATGCATTAGCAAAATCTAGTGAACCTATTAACATGGTTAATCTTGCAGATTCAATTGAAGGCTGGGGACAATCAACAGCATTTGAAGAAGAGTGGATCAAAACATTAAAAGAGTATTATAAAAAATAA